In the genome of Variovorax sp. PAMC26660, the window TGCCGCCCGTGCATGCCGGCGACCCGCTCGAAGAGCAGGCCGAGCGCGTGCCTGCCCCGGCAGCCACCGCTGCCGTTGCACCAGTGACGGCTGGCAGTCCGCCCGTCGCCAGCAGCGCGCCGCTGATGTCGTCCCGGCTCGCCCACGATGGCGCGCTCGAAGAGGCGGTGATCCGCTTTGCGCATGGCGACGATGCCGGCGCCGAAGCCATCCTGCTGCAGGCCCTGGCCTCCGAGAGCCCCACGGCTTCCGATGGCGAGAGCGATCACCCCACAGCCGAGCGTGACGACAGCCGCTGGCGTGCCCTGTTCGATCTGTACCGCGCAACGGGCGATGCCGCCAAGTTTGCGGCCGCCCGCATGCGCTATGCGCAGCGCATGAAGCGCATGGGGCCCGACTGGGTGTCGCTCGAAGAGCTGGCCCGCAGTGTGAAGGCGGTCACTGCCAGCGAAGAAGCCGTAACAACAGCCGAAGGCGGCAGCGCCGACTGGACCAGCCCCGCACGCCTGGCGCGCGAAGGTCTCATGGGCCTCACGCGCGCACTCTCGCAGGCGGGTTCGGTCTGGACGCTCGACTGGCGTGGCCTGAGCGCCATCGAGCCCGATGCGGCCGCGCCGCTGCGCGCCTTGTTCGCCCACTGGGCCGACTCGCCGGTGCAACTGCGCTTCATGGGCACCGCCCAGTTGCTGGCAGTGCTGTCCGAGGCGGCGCCCAACAACGACCGTGGCACCAACGACATCTGGTGGCAACTGCACCTTGCCGCGCTGCGCATGATGCATCTGCCCGACGATTTCGAGCTGGTGGCGCTCAACTACTGCATCACCTACGAGGTGTCGCCGCCGTCCTGGCAAGACCCCAAGGGCGAATACACCTCGCTGGCCGCGCCGCCGGCAAGCCGGCACAGTTCGGTGTGGTCGCTGCTGTCCGTTGGCGGTGACTCCGACAGCTTTCCGTCCACCGACAGCGCTTTTGCGGCGCTGGCGGGCGACCTGCGGGGCGATTCGCTCTCGTGCTGGCAGCGGCTGGACAACGATCTGCGCCACACCACGGCGCCCGTCATTTCCTGTGCGGCGCTGGTGCGCATGGATCTCGTTGCCGCCGGAACGTTGTTGAGCTGGGTGCGCGCGCGCGACGCCAACGGCGAGCGGGTGCAGTTCGTCGATGCACACCGCCTGATGGCCGCGCTGTTCAACCTGATCGGCATTGCGGACCACGCAACCGTAGCCATTCGCAAGAACTGAAACCGCCTGGAACCCGGCTTTGCCCGGGGGTTGCATTGCCGCGGCGCATCCCCAGATGGCTTCGATGGAACAGTTTCACGGCACCACCATCGTGAGCGTGCGCCGCAAGACCCCCCAAGGCGATCAGGTCGCCATTGGCGGGGACGGGCAGGTCACTCTCGGCACCATCATCATCAAGGGCACGGCGCGCAAGGTGCGACGGCTCTATCACGGCAAGGTGCTCGCTGGCTTTGCCGGCGCCACGGCCGACGCCTTCACGCTCTTCGAGCGCTTCGAGGCCAAGCTCGAAAAGCACCAAGGGCATCTGACCCGCGCAGCCGTCGAACTCACCAAGGACTGGCGCACCGACCGCGTGCTGCGCAAGCTCGAAGCCATGCTGGCCGTGGCCGACGCCACCACCTCGCTCATCATCACCGGCAACGGCGACGTGCTGGAGCCGGAAGACGGCGTCATTGCCATCGGTTCGGGTGGTGCCTATGCGCAGTCGGCGGCCAAGGCGCTGATCGACAACACCGACCTTTCGGCCGAGCAGATTGTCAGGAAATCGCTGGCGATCGCGGGCGAAATCTGCATTTACACGAACATGAACCACACGGTGGAAGCGCTCTGACCATGTCCATGACCCCCCAGGAAATCGTCTCCGAGCTCGACAACCACATCGTCGGCCAGCCGGCTGCCAAGCGCGCCGTGGCCATCGCCCTGCGCAATCGCTGGCGCCGCCAGCAGGTCGAAGAAAAGCTGCGCGGCGAGATCACGCCCAAGAACATCCTCATGATCGGCCCCACGGGCGTGGGCAAGACCGAGATCGCCCGCCGCCTTGCGCGCCTGGCGGATGCGCCGTTCATCAAGGTCGAAGCGACCAAGTTCACCGAGGTGGGCTACGTCGGCAAGGACGTCGATTCGATCATTCGCGACCTCGCGGAAATCGCCGTCAAGCAGACCCGCGAAGCCGAGAGCATCAAGGTGCGCGCGCGTGCCGAAGATGCGGCCGAAGACCGCATCCTCGATGTGCTGCTGCCACCCGCGCGCGGCGCCGATGGCAGTGCCGCCGCGCTGGAAGGCCCGAACCCCACGCGCCAGGCCTTCCGCAAGAAGCTGCGCGAGCACCAGCTCGACGACAAGGAAATCGAACTCGACCTCGCCGAGACCCGCACCCCGCTGGAGATCATGGGACCCGCCGGCATGGAAGAAATGACCGAGCAATTGCGCGGCATGTTCGGCCAGATGGGGCAGGGCAAGCGCAAGACCCGCAAGCTCAAGATCGCCGAGGCGCTGCGCCTGTTGATCGACGAAGAAGCGGCCAAGCTGGTCAACGAGGACGAGATTCGCGCGCAGGCCATCACCAATGCCGAGCAGAACGGCATCGTCTTCATCGACGAGATCGACAAGGTCGCCACGCGCAGCGAAGCGCAAGGCTCCGACGTGTCGCGCCAGGGCGTTCAGCGCGACCTGCTGCCGTTGGTCGAGGGCACGGCCGTGACCACCAAGTACGGCGTGGTGCGCACCGACCACATGCTGTTCATTGCGAGTGGCGCCTTTCACCTGAGCAAGCCGAGCGACCTGATTCCCGAGCTGCAGGGGCGCTTTCCGATTCGCGTGGAGCTGCAGTCGCTCTCGGTGTCGGACTTCGAAAGCATCCTCACGCAGACGCGTGCTTCGCTCGTGAAGCAATACCAGGCGCTGCTTGCCACCGAAGGCGTGACACTCGAATTCATGCCGGATGGCGTGACCCGGCTGGCCAGCATTGCCTTCGAGGTCAACGAGCGCACCGAGAACATCGGCGCGCGCCGTTTGTCGACCGTGATGGAGCGTTTGCTGGATGAGGTAAGCTTCGACGCGACCCGCCTTGAAGGCCAATCGATCCGCATCGATGCCGCCTATGTCGACCAGCGCCTTGCGGCACTAAGTCACGACGAAGACCTTTCGCGCTTCATTCTCTGAAGCCGCTTCTTCTTCCCCCTGTAACGGGGGAATCCTTCACGCATCACATTCACTGCGTGAGCTAAGTACTTCATTTTCAACGAAATTCGCTGATTCCCGGGTTTGGGAATCAGCGCTAAGTCGTTGATTCCATTACAAAAAATACCACCAACGGCCAGTTGCGTCCCAAGTGTTTCCTGCTACAGTGCAAAAAAGTGCAGTTAAGTGGGAAATAGTGCGGGTGGTGCCCCCTTCGGGTGCTGCAGCACCTCCCAACACAGGGGTTTCGTGGTCGTGTTTCAAGGCGCTTCATCGCTCAGTCTGGATGCCAAGGGGCGGCTCTCCGTGCCGACCCGGCACCGCGACGTCCTGAGCGCCACGGCGGGCGGCCAGCTCACGATCACCAAGCATCCGCACGGATGCCTGATGGTGTTCCCCCGTCCCGAATGGGAAAAATTCCGCGAGCGCATCGCTGCGCTGCCGATGTCGGCGCAGTGGTGGAAGCGCGTGTTCCTTGGCAACGCCATGGACGTGGAGATGGACGGCACCGGCCGCATCCTGGTGTCGCCCGAACTGCGCGCCGCCACCGGCATCGCGCGCGACACGCTGCTGCTGGGCATGGGCAACCACTTCGAACTCTGGGACAAGGCCACGTACGAGGCCAAGGAGGCCGAGGCCACCCAGGGCGAGATGCCCGATGTGTTTCAGGACTTCGCGTTCTGAGGATCCACGTGAACACCCCATGGACCCATACGACCGTCTTGCTGAACGAAGCGGTGGAAGCCCTTCTTTCCGGCAGCGCGGCGGCAACCGGCACCTATGTCGATGCAACTTTCGGCCGGGGAGGTCATGCGCGCGCAATCCTCGCGCGGCTGGCACCGGAAGGCAGGCTGATCGCATTCGACAAGGATGCGGAAGCAGTGGCCGAAGCAGCGCGCATCTCGGATGCGCGTTTTTCTATCCGGCACCAGGGATTCCGCTCGCTGGGCGAATTGCCCGATGCCAGCGTGGCGGGCGTGCTGCTGGACCTGGGCGTGAGCTCGCCGCAGATCGACAACCCGGTGCGCGGTTTCAGTTTTCGATTCGACGGCCCGCTCGACATGCGCATGGACACCACGCGCGGCGAGAGCGTGGCCGAATGGCTGGCAACGGCCGAACTTCAGCAGATTGCAGAGGTGATCCGTGACTATGGCGAAGAACGGTTTGCTGTTCAGGTTGCAAAGGCGATTGTTGCTCGCCGACAAGAACGGGGCCCAATTTCAACCACCACCGAACTGGCCGAGCTCGTGGCTGGCACGGTCAAAACCCGCGAGCAGGGCCAGAACCCTGCAACGCGCACATTTCAGGCTTTTCGGATTTTCATCAACGCCGAGCTTGAAGAGCTGCAACAGGCGCTAGAGGCAAGCCTTTCCGTGCTGCAGCCCGGCGGACGGCTCGCGGTGATCAGCTTCCACTCGCTGGAAGACCGCATCGTCAAGCAGTTCATTGCCAAGCACTCGAAGGAGGTCTACGACCGCCGTGCACCCTTTGCCGCCCCGAAGGTGATGAAGCTCAATGCGCTCGAGCGCATCAAGCCATCGCAAGCCGAGGTGAGCGGCAACCCGCGCTCGCGCAGCGCCATCCTGCGCGTGGCCGAGCGCACCGAGGCCAACTGACATGGCCCGCATCAACCTGCTCCTGCTGCTGGCCGTCATTGCGACGGCGCTGTACCTTGTGCACACGCAGTACCAGTCGCGCCAGCTCTACACAGAGCTTGACCGCGTACAGCAGGAAGCCCGCCGGCTCGAAACCGACCGCGACCGGCTGCAGGTTGAAAAGCGCGCCCAGGCCACGCCGCTGCGCGTCGAGAAGCTCGCCAAGGAGCAGCTGCAGATGCGCACCACCACGCCGGCCATCACGCAGTACGTGCGCCCGGACGGCTCGGTGATTCCGGCCGTGGCACCCCTGCCGCCGGTGACGCCGCCGAAGCCCGCGGCCGCGGGGAGGGCGCCACGATGAGCCGCGGCAACCGCAGCGTGCGCTACACCACCAGCCCCTTGCTCGCGAGCAAGACGCCGGTCTGGCGCAGCAAGTTCATCGTGGCCGGCATCGCGCTGGGCTTCGTCATGCTGGCGGCGCGGGCCGCGTACGTGCAGGTCTTCAACAACAGCTTCTTCCAGCGGCAGGGCGAAGTGCGCTTTGCGCGCACGCTGGAGCTGCCGGCCAACCGCGGTCGCATCCTCGATCGCAACGGACTCATCCTCGCGTCCAGCGTGGTGGCGCCCAGCATCTGGGCCATTCCCGAAGACATCGAACGCGACGACCCCGAAGTGCGCGCCAAGCTCAAGCAGGTGGCCAAGCTGCTGGAGATGTCGCAAAAGGACTTCGACAAGAAGCTCGAAGACGAGGACAAGACCTTCGTCTGGATCAAGCGCCAGGTCGACGAACCCATCGCCAAGCAGATCGCCGCGCTCAACCTCAAGGGCATCTACCAGCGCAAGGAATACAAGCGCCAGTACCCCGAGGGCGAGGCGGCAGCGCACGTGGTGGGCTTCACCAACGTGGAAGACAACGGGCAGGAAGGCATCGAGCTGGCCTTCAACAAGGACCTGGCCGGCAAGGCCGGCTCGCGCCGCGTCATCAAGGACCGCCTGGGCCGCGTGGTCGAAGGCGTGGGCGAGACCGTGCCGCCGCTCGACGGCAAGGACATCCAGCTCAGCGTCGACAGCAAGGTGCAGTTCTTCGCCTACCAGAAGCTGCGCGACGCGGTCACTGCGCGCAAGGCCAAGGCCGGCAGCGTGGTGGTGCTCGACGCCATCACCGGCGAAGTGCTGGCGCTGGCCAACTACCCGAGCTACGTGCCCGACAAGCGCCAGAACCTGACGGGCGAGCAGCTGCGCAACCGCGCGATGACAGACACCTTCGAGCCCGGCTCGACCATGAAGCCCATCACCGTCGGCATGGCGCTCGAAGCTGGCCGCGTGAAGCCGACGACGCTGATCGAAACCGGCCCCGGCCGCTTCCAGATCGGCGGCTTCACCATCAGCGACACCCACAACTACGGCACGCTGACGGTCGAAGGCGTGATCCAGAAGTCGAGCAACGTCGGCGCGCTCAAGATCGCCCAGAAGATGACCCCGCACGAGATGTGGGACACCTACACGGCGCTTGGCTACGGCCAGAAGCCGCAAATCCAGTTTCCTGGCGCGGTCACCGGCCGGCTGCGCCCGTGGAAGACCTGGAAGCCGGTCGAGCAGGCCACCATGGCCTACGGCTACGGCCTGTCGGCGTCGCTGTTCCAGATGGCGCACTCGTACACCTCGTTCGCGCACGACGGTTCGATCATTCCGGTCACCATCCTCAAGAGCACCGAGACGCCGGTCGGCGTGCGGGTGTTCTCCCCGTCCAACGCACTGGCGGTGCGCAAGATGCTGCAGATGGCCGCCGGCCCCGGCGGCACCGGCACGCGCGCCCAGACGGTCGGCTACTCGGTCGGCGGCAAGTCGGGCACGGCCCACAAGCAGGTCGGCAAGGGCTACGCCAGCAACAAGTACCGCGCCTGGTTCACCGGCATGGCGCCCATCGAGAAGACGCGAATCATCGTCGCGGTGATGATCGACGAGCCCACCGACGGTCAGTATTTCGGCGGGCTTGCGGCTGCGCCCGTGTTCAGCGAAGTCGTGCAGCAGACCCTGCGCATGATGAACGTTGCGCCCGATCTGGCTGTCAAACCGCTTGTGATGACGCAGGGCGTCGACGAGAGCTTCTGACCATGCTCACATTCACCTCTCCCCAATTGGCAGCGTTCTGGCTCAAGGAACGCGTGCAGGGTGCGCTGCATGCCGACAGCCGCGCCGTGGGCGCGGGCGATGCCTTCATCGCCTGGCCTGGTGCCGCGACCGACGGGCGCAAGCATGTGGCCGCCGCGCTGGCGCAGGGCGCCGTGGCTTGCCTGGTCGAGCACGAGGGCGTCGAGGCCTTCGGCTTCGACGGCGATCAGCGCATCGTGAGCTACCCCGGCCTGAAGATGGCCACCGGCCCGATCGCCTCGGCCTTCTACGACAACCCCTCGGCCCTGCTCGACGTGCTGGCCGTGACCGGCACCAACGGCAAGACCTCCACCGCGTGGTGGCTGGCCGAATCGCTCGGTACGCTGCGCGCGGCCGGTGGCGTTCGCGCGATGCGGCCCGACGGCACGCTGGAGCGCGGTGCGCCGTCGCCCTGTGCCGTGATGGGCACGCTGGGCATCGGCGTGCCGCCCGCGCTGACCTACACCGGCCTCACCACGCCCGACCCCGTGATGATGCAGCGCGAACTGCGCGCGCTGGTCACGGGCGGCTTCGGCGCCTGCGCCATCGAGGCCTCGTCGATCGGCATTGCCGAACGCCGGCTCGACGGCACGCGCGTCGCCGTGGCCGTGTTCACCAATTTCACGCAGGACCACCTCGACTACCACGGCAGCATGGACGCCTACTGGCAGGCCAAGGCGGAGTTGTTCCGCTGGACCGGCCTGCGCGCGGCCGTCATCAACATCGACGACGTGCACGGCGCCAGCCTGTGCGCGAACCTGGTCGATGCCGGCATTGGCGCGCTCGACGTCTGGACCGTGTCGGCCGAAGGCCATCCGGCGCGGCTGATGGCGCGCGACGTCGGCTACGACGCGCAGGGCCTGCAGTTCTCGGTGGCCGAGCACGGCACCGCGACGGTCGAGCGGCTGTCGACCGGCCTGATCGGCCAGTACAACGTCGCCAACCTGCTGGGCGTGCTCGGCACCCTGCGCGCCTTGGGCCTGACGCTCGCGCAATCCGTGGCTGCCTGCGCCAACCTGACCAGCGTGCCGGGCCGCATGGAGCGCGTGGCTTTGGGCGACGGCGCCAGCGCGCCGCTCGCCGTGGTCGATTACGCCCACACACCCGATGCGCTCGACAAGGCCCTGATCGGCTTGCGTCCGCTCGCCAAACAGCGCGGCGGTGCGTTGTGGTGCCTGTTCGGCTGTGGCGGCGACCGCGACCCGATCAAGCGCCCGATGATGGCCGCCGTGGCCGAGCGCCAGGCCGATCGCGTCGTCGTCACCAGCGACAACCCGCGCAGCGAAAAACCCGACGCGATCATTGCCCAGGTGCTGCGCGGCTTCTCGCGCCCCGAAGTGGCACAGGTGCAGCCCGACCGCGCCGCTGCCATTGCCGATGTGCTCGCGCAAGCCGCACCGCAAGACGTGGTGCTGATCGCCGGCAAGGGCCACGAGGCATGGCAGGAAATTGCCGGCCAGCGCATCGCGTTTTCCGACAAGGCGCATGCACTGCAGGCGTTGACCCAGCGAGGTGCCGCATGAGCGATACGACGCCGCTGAACATGACGCTGGCGCAGGCGCAGCAGTGGATTCCAGGTTCGCGCCTGGTGGGTGACCCTTTGACGGTCATCGCCCGCGTCCACACCGACACCCGCACACTGGCTGCGGGCGACCTGTTCGTCGCGCTCAAGGGCGAACGCTTCGATGCCAACGATTTCCTGGCCGATGCCAGGAAGCAGGGTGCCGTTGCTGCCATTGCCCATCATGGCCTCGAAGCTGCAGGCCTTGCCGGCCTCGAAGTGCCGGACTCGCTGGCCGCGCTCGGTGCGCTCGGCGCCGGCTGGCGCGCACAGTTCGAGCTGCCGCTGATCGCCGTCACCGGCAGCAACGGCAAGACCACCGTCACGCAGATGATTGCGGCGATCCTGTTTGCCTTCCACGCCGAACGCGCGCTGGCGACGGCCGGCAACTTCAACAACGAGATCGGCGTGCCGCTCACGCTGCTGCGCTTGCGCGCATCGCACCAGCGCGCCGTGCTCGAACTCGGCATGAACCACCCGGGCGAGATTGCGCGGCTGGCCACCATTTCGCGCCCGACCATCGCACTGGTCAACAACGCCCAACGCGAGCACCAGGAATTCATGGCCTCCGTCGAAGCGGTGGCCGTCGAGAACGCCGCCGTGTTCGCGGTGCTGCCCGACGACGGCACGGCCGTGTTTCCGTACGGCGATACCTTCACCTCGCTGTGGACCGACATGGCCCGCGAAGGCGGCAGCCGTCGCTGCATGACCTTCGGCGAAGACGAGGCTGCCGACATTTCGCTCGGCAGCGCCGAATGGACGCAGGGCGCCTGGGCCGTGCGCGTACGCACGCCGCTGGGCGCTTTCGACGCGCGCCTGCACATCGCGGGCCGCCACAACGTGGGCAACGCGCTGGCCGCCACCGCCTGCGCACTCGCGGCCGGCGTTGCCATCGAGACCATCGCGGCCGGCCTCTCGGCCTTCGAGCCGGTCAAGGGCCGCTCCAAGGCAAGCGAGATCGTGCTGCCGAACGGCCACGCGCTCACGCTGGTCGACGACAGCTACAACGCCAACCCCGATTCCGTACTCGCCGCCATCGACGTGCTCGCCGCCTTGCCGGGCCCGCGCCTGCTGGCGCTCGGTGAAATGGCCGAGGTGGGCAACCGCTCGCCCGAGTTCCACGCCGAAGTCGGCGAGCGGGCGCGCCAGCGCGGCATCGAGACCGTCTACACGATCGGCACCGCGACGGCCCACACCGTTGCAGCTTTCAAGGGCGACGCCAACGGCCGCCATTTCGAGGCATTCGACGCGCTCAGCGCGGCGGTGCTCGCCCGCTTGCCGCAGGTCGGCAGTGTGCTCGTCAAGGGATCGCGCTCCATGAAGATGGAGCGGCTGGTGCAGGCCATTGCTGCCCATGCACAACCACAACAAAAAGGAGGCCGGTCATGACGCATGAGCCGCGCAACACCACATGCTGATGAGCCTGGCCCAATGGCTGCAAACGCTGTCGCCCGAGTTCGGGTTCTTGCGCGTTTTCCAGTACCTCACGTTCCGCGCGCTGATGGCGGCGCTGACGGCGCTGGTGGTCGGCCTCGTGGCCGGTCCGTACGTGATCCGCCGCCTGACCGCCCTGAAGATCGGCCAGCCGATCCGCGGCTACGGCATGGAAACGCACCTGACCAAGAGCGGCACGCCCACCATGGGCGGTGTGCTGGTGCTGTTCTCGATCGCCTTCGCCACGCTGCTGTGGTTCGACATCTCCAACAGGTTCGTGTGGATCGTGCTGTGGGTCACGATGGGCTTTGGCGCCATCGGCTGGGTGGACGACTGGCGCAAGGTGGTGAGCAAGGACCCTGAAGGCATGCGCTCGCGCGAGAAGTATTTCTGGCAGTCGGTGGTCGGCCTCATGGCCGGTTTCTATTTGCTCTTCAGCATCTCCGAAAGCTCCAACTGGCGCGTGCTGCAGTTGTTCTTCGCCTGGGTGCAGTCGGGCTTCGATCTGGACTTCCCGCCCAAGATCAACCTGCTGGTGCCTTTCTTCAAGGAAGTGAGCTATCCGCTGGGCGGCATCGGCTTCGTGATCCTCACCTACCTGGTGATCGTCGGTGCGAGCAATGCGGTCAACCTGACCGACGGGCTCGACGGCCTGGCGATCATGCCGGTGGTGATGGTCGGTTCGGCGCTGGGCGTGTTCGCGTACGTCACGGGCAGCGCGGTGTATTCCAAGTACCTGCTGTTCCCCAATATCCCGGGCTCGGGCGAGCTGCTGGTGTTCTGCTCGGCCATGGCCGGCGCGGGCCTGGCCTTCCTCTGGTTCAACACCCATCCGGCGCAGGTCTTCATGGGCGACGTGGGCGCGCTCGCGCTGGGCGGCGCGCTGGGCACCATCGCGGTCATCGTGCGCCAGGAGATCGTGTTCTTCATCATGGGCGGCATCTTCGTGGTCGAGGCGCTCTCGGTGATGGCGCAGGTCATGTACTTCAAGTACACGAAGAAGCGCTACGGCGAAGGCCGCCGCGTGCTCAAGATGGCGCCGCTGCACCACCACTTCGAGAAGAGCGGCTGGCGCGAGACGCAGGTCGTGGTGCGCTTCTGGATCATCACGATGCTGCTGTGCCTCGTGGGCCTTTCAACGCTGAAGCTGCGCTGAGAAGAAAAAGCACATGCGGCACCTGAAAGACCTCCCCGTTCTCATCCTCGGCCTCGGCGCGTCCGGGCTGGCGATGGCGCGCTGGTGCGCGCGCCACGGTGCGGTCGTGACTGTGGCCGACACGCGCGAGGCGCCCGCGCTGCTCGCGACGCTGAAGGCGCAGTGGCCCGATGTCGTCTTTGTCGGCGGGCCGTTCTCGGCCGCACTGATCGAAGGCACGCCGATTCGCGCGGTGTACCGCTCGCCGGGCCTTTCGCCCGCGACCATTGCATCGGTGGTCGACGCGGCGCGCGCGGTCGGCCTGCCGGTCGGTGGCGAACTGGATCTGTTCGCACGTGCGCTGCTGGATTTGCGGACGGTCGAAGTGCCGGTGGTGGAAGCCGAGCCCGTGCCTGAAGTGGCGGTCGAGCCTGAAGCGCTGGCCGAGCCGGTGGCTGAAGAAGTGCCAGTCGAGGAGGCCGTGGAAACGGAAGCCCAGGCGCAACTGCCGTTGGAAGAGCCACTGCCTGTCGTCGAAACGCCGGAAGCTGTTCAAGAGGCTGCGCCGGCCGATGCCGTCGCACTCGTGACGGAACCGGTTGTGTCGACCGAACCGAGCGAACCGGCCGAACCAGCGCAAGCCGTCGAAACGCCCGAAGCCACTGAAACCAGTCCCGAGCCGGTCACCCCCGCCATGGCCGAAGCCATGCCACGCGATCCGTCGATGAGCGTTTCCGTCGCGACGCCGACAGAAGCCTCGGATGCCGAAGCGCCTGAAGCTGCATCGCAAGCCCCTGACGCCGCGGTGGAAGTCCCGGAAGCTGCGTCGGACGCGCCCACTGCCACACCGGCATCCAACACCGGCTCCCGCCTGCCGACAACCGGCAAGCCCTACGTTCCCACGGCAGCCAAGGAAGCCGCCGAGTTCGTTGCCAAGATCGCCGAGTTCGCCGCGACCAACCCGGCCTCTGCTGCCGCCGAGGAAGAAACGCCCCAGCTCGAACTGGCGCCCGTGGCCGAACCCGAACCGCCAAAGGGCTACACGCCCGCGGTGCTCGCCATCACCGGCACCAACGGCAAGACCACCGTGACCGCGCTCACCGGCCAACTGGTCGAGCGCGCGGGCAAGACCGTGGCCGTGGCCGGCAACATCGGCCCGACGCTGCTCGACACCCTGTCCGCGCACATCGATGCCGGCACGTTGCCCGACGTCTGGGTGCTTGAACTCTCCAGCTTCCAGCTCGACGGCGTGCAGGACTTCGAGCCGACCGCCGCCACCGTGCTCAACCTCACGCAGGACCACCTCGACTGGCACGGCGACATGCCGGCCTACGCGGCGGCCAAGGCGCGCATCTTCGGCGCGCGCGGCCTGCTGGTGCTGAACCGCGACGACGCCGGCGTGATGGCGATGCTGCCGCCGCCCATCCGCGCGAAGCTGCAGCGTCCGCAGATTCGCGCCCATGTCACCTTCGGCGCGGCGATGCCGCTGCGCCCCGGCGACTACGGCATCGAGCGCATCAACGGCGTCGCCTGGCTGGTGCGCGCGCTGGAAGCCGACGAAACACAGAAGCGCAAGCGCGGTGCGGTGGTGGAAGAAGAAATCTTCTTTCAGCGCCTGATGCCCGCCGATGCGCTGCGCATTCGCGGTCGCCACAACGCCATGAACGCCCTGGCCGCGCTCGCGCTCGCCAGCGCAGCCGATTGCGCGCTGGGCCCGATGCTCTATGGCCTGCGCGAGTACCGCGGTGAGCCGCACCGCGTGGAGCCGATCGCGATCGTGGACGAGGTCGAGTACTTCGACGACAGCAAGGGCACCAATGTCGGCGCGACGGTCGCCGCACTGATCGGCCTTGGCGAAGAACGCCGCGTGGTCGTGATCCTCGGCGGCGAAGGCAAGGGGCAGGACTTCGAGCCGCTCGCAGAACCCGTGCGCAAGTACGCGCGCGCCGTGGTGCTGATCGGACGCGACGCGCCGATCATCGAAGCCGCGCTGGCCACGACCGGTGTTTCGCTGATGCATGCCGGCTCGATGGAGGAGGCCGTCAGGCTCTGCGCCGCCCGTGCCAACCCCGGCGATGCCGTGCTGCTGTCACCCGCCTGTGCGAGCTTCGACATGTTCAAGGACTACGAGCACCGCGCCGAAGTGTTCCGCGAGGCCGTGCAGGCCTACGCGGACAGCCCGCGCGGCCTTCTTGGGGAACACACCCCGACGCAAGACGCCCCGTCGTCTTCCGCTTCGGGATCGATGGAGGAGCAGGTTTGAACTCCGCTGCCTCAGGCGCCACGCCAGAGACCCGCACCAGCCGCTTCGGTGGCTGGTTCACGCGTGCCCGCAGCGGCATCGACGCCTTGCCGA includes:
- a CDS encoding peptidoglycan D,D-transpeptidase FtsI family protein encodes the protein MSRGNRSVRYTTSPLLASKTPVWRSKFIVAGIALGFVMLAARAAYVQVFNNSFFQRQGEVRFARTLELPANRGRILDRNGLILASSVVAPSIWAIPEDIERDDPEVRAKLKQVAKLLEMSQKDFDKKLEDEDKTFVWIKRQVDEPIAKQIAALNLKGIYQRKEYKRQYPEGEAAAHVVGFTNVEDNGQEGIELAFNKDLAGKAGSRRVIKDRLGRVVEGVGETVPPLDGKDIQLSVDSKVQFFAYQKLRDAVTARKAKAGSVVVLDAITGEVLALANYPSYVPDKRQNLTGEQLRNRAMTDTFEPGSTMKPITVGMALEAGRVKPTTLIETGPGRFQIGGFTISDTHNYGTLTVEGVIQKSSNVGALKIAQKMTPHEMWDTYTALGYGQKPQIQFPGAVTGRLRPWKTWKPVEQATMAYGYGLSASLFQMAHSYTSFAHDGSIIPVTILKSTETPVGVRVFSPSNALAVRKMLQMAAGPGGTGTRAQTVGYSVGGKSGTAHKQVGKGYASNKYRAWFTGMAPIEKTRIIVAVMIDEPTDGQYFGGLAAAPVFSEVVQQTLRMMNVAPDLAVKPLVMTQGVDESF
- a CDS encoding UDP-N-acetylmuramoyl-L-alanyl-D-glutamate--2,6-diaminopimelate ligase, which gives rise to MLTFTSPQLAAFWLKERVQGALHADSRAVGAGDAFIAWPGAATDGRKHVAAALAQGAVACLVEHEGVEAFGFDGDQRIVSYPGLKMATGPIASAFYDNPSALLDVLAVTGTNGKTSTAWWLAESLGTLRAAGGVRAMRPDGTLERGAPSPCAVMGTLGIGVPPALTYTGLTTPDPVMMQRELRALVTGGFGACAIEASSIGIAERRLDGTRVAVAVFTNFTQDHLDYHGSMDAYWQAKAELFRWTGLRAAVINIDDVHGASLCANLVDAGIGALDVWTVSAEGHPARLMARDVGYDAQGLQFSVAEHGTATVERLSTGLIGQYNVANLLGVLGTLRALGLTLAQSVAACANLTSVPGRMERVALGDGASAPLAVVDYAHTPDALDKALIGLRPLAKQRGGALWCLFGCGGDRDPIKRPMMAAVAERQADRVVVTSDNPRSEKPDAIIAQVLRGFSRPEVAQVQPDRAAAIADVLAQAAPQDVVLIAGKGHEAWQEIAGQRIAFSDKAHALQALTQRGAA
- the murF gene encoding UDP-N-acetylmuramoyl-tripeptide--D-alanyl-D-alanine ligase — its product is MSDTTPLNMTLAQAQQWIPGSRLVGDPLTVIARVHTDTRTLAAGDLFVALKGERFDANDFLADARKQGAVAAIAHHGLEAAGLAGLEVPDSLAALGALGAGWRAQFELPLIAVTGSNGKTTVTQMIAAILFAFHAERALATAGNFNNEIGVPLTLLRLRASHQRAVLELGMNHPGEIARLATISRPTIALVNNAQREHQEFMASVEAVAVENAAVFAVLPDDGTAVFPYGDTFTSLWTDMAREGGSRRCMTFGEDEAADISLGSAEWTQGAWAVRVRTPLGAFDARLHIAGRHNVGNALAATACALAAGVAIETIAAGLSAFEPVKGRSKASEIVLPNGHALTLVDDSYNANPDSVLAAIDVLAALPGPRLLALGEMAEVGNRSPEFHAEVGERARQRGIETVYTIGTATAHTVAAFKGDANGRHFEAFDALSAAVLARLPQVGSVLVKGSRSMKMERLVQAIAAHAQPQQKGGRS
- the mraY gene encoding phospho-N-acetylmuramoyl-pentapeptide-transferase, with the translated sequence MLMSLAQWLQTLSPEFGFLRVFQYLTFRALMAALTALVVGLVAGPYVIRRLTALKIGQPIRGYGMETHLTKSGTPTMGGVLVLFSIAFATLLWFDISNRFVWIVLWVTMGFGAIGWVDDWRKVVSKDPEGMRSREKYFWQSVVGLMAGFYLLFSISESSNWRVLQLFFAWVQSGFDLDFPPKINLLVPFFKEVSYPLGGIGFVILTYLVIVGASNAVNLTDGLDGLAIMPVVMVGSALGVFAYVTGSAVYSKYLLFPNIPGSGELLVFCSAMAGAGLAFLWFNTHPAQVFMGDVGALALGGALGTIAVIVRQEIVFFIMGGIFVVEALSVMAQVMYFKYTKKRYGEGRRVLKMAPLHHHFEKSGWRETQVVVRFWIITMLLCLVGLSTLKLR